TTTATTCCAGGCTTCAGGAATTTCATTTTTACATCCGATATGCCAGACCGGCAGATAAGGTATACTTGACAGGAAGTTACCAAAAGAATGCAATGTACGATGATTTGATCCATATAACAGCTATGGGCTGACTTATCTGTCCAACAGTGGTTCAGCCCATAACGAAAATTGAAAAGCGATAGGAAGAATATCTCCAGAAGTTTTATTCTTTAGATCACGGTTACATTAGTAGCCGCAGGACCTTTGGGACCTTGCTCAATATCAAAGGAGACTCGTTCTCCCTCTTTGAGGGACTTAAATCCGCTTGAGTTGATACCTGAATGATGTACAAAAACATCTTTTCCACCGTCTTCTTGTTCGATAAATCCAAAACCTTTTGAGTCGTTAAACCATTTTACGGTTCCAGTTGCCATATCGGCACTCTCCTAAATAAAAAAAGTAAATATAAATCGCTTCAAACTTTGGGGGGCAATCACAGATATTTTTGAGATATACGCCTTGAGGCAGGAAACTTAACACTTCAAGTAGTGCAATGATTTTGGATCATACAGAAATAAGGACGGATGTCAAGAAAACAATTCAACTTGGCTTGCATTTCCTGTGTGTTAGTGTATGATATAATACTTTTGAATGTTAAGACACATTCCCTGTCAGAAGAGCTTCTTTCAGGTACTCCTCGCTGACCGCGTTGTCTGACAAACATCGTAAGTTAACGTTGAAGTTTTACTAAAACTTGACCGTGAAAACAGTATGAAGATTTTGTTGGAAACGTTTTTTAATTTCTTCTCCAAGTTAATGATTTTTCAATCATAACTTATCTTTTTTCACCGAATACATAATTTAAGTGGACGACGTTTAGGGATCCTGTTTAACAGATCCAGTCTATCAATCCACGTTAAGGAAAATAATTAAGAGTGAATTTTACCCAATTTGATTTTCACCCCGGCATTCACGCAGGTATTCGCAGCGCCGGTTATACCAATGCCACACCCATCCAGGAAAAAACAATTCAGGCGATCCTTGAAGGCAAAGATGTTCTTGGTCTGGCCCAGACAGGAGCCGGCAAAACAGCGGCCTTTTTGCTTCCCATTCTTCAACACCTGCTTAACCGGCGTGTTGAAAAAACATCAGCTCAGCCCAGAGCATTAATCATGGTTCCAACCCGGGAACTGGCCGAACAGATTTATGGAAATATTAAAAATTTGGCCGCTCACACGACCATTAAAAGTATAGCTGTCTACGGAGGTGTCAAAAAGACACCACAGATTAAAACACTTCGTGGTGGTGTGGATATTGTTGTCGCCTGCCCGGGGCGCCTGCTTGATCTGCTCAATGAAAAAGCGTTAACGCTTAAAACGATTGAAACCCTGGTTCTTGATGAGGCGGACCAAATGCTGGATATGGGTTTTATGCCCGATATCCGGAAAATTATCCGATATCTGCCTGAAAATAGGCAGTCTCTTGTCTTTTCCGCCACAATGCCCAGGCAGATAGAGCACATGGTACAAACAATGTTACATCGGCCGGTTAAAATTCAAATAAACCATAAGCGCCCTTCTCCAAGCATTAGACATAGCTGGATTGCTGTCCGAAAAGAAGAACGGACCGCTCTACTGAAAAAAATGTTTTCAGGAAAGGATATGACCAGCACCCTTGTTTTTACCCGTACCAAACACAAGGCAAAAAGTCTTGCATGCCAATTAAAAAAATCAGGATACAGCGCGGCATCACTTCAGGGGAATCTTTCTCAGAATCAACGTCGCAAAGCCATGGATGGATTTCGCAACGGGTCCTTTAACATACTTGTGGCAACGGATATCGCAGCTAGAGGTATTGACGTTTCAGGCGTTTCCCATGTCATCAATTATGATTTGCCTGATACGGTTGAAACCTATATTCACCGAACCGGAAGAACCGGAAGGGCTGATCAGTCCGGGCAGGCTTACACCTTTGCCTCTCCTTCAGATGGAAAAATGATCGCTATGATTGAAAAAAATCTGGGTAGAAAAATGAAAAACCAATCCCGATTATCCATGGAAAATTCCCGGTAGAGATAACCTCAAAAAAAGGAAGGTGCATGGCAGTCAAAAATAAATATACCTTTGCGAAACGACAGAAAGAACTGCTGAAAAGAAAAAAAAAGGAAGAAAAAAAGCAGCGCAGGATGGAAAAAAAGAACGGAACAGAAGATGAGCCTGCAATCGAATCTAATCCGGAAGATTAAATTTTTTCATGCCTGATGTCCGGGTTCGGTATACGACCTTGAAAATCGGAAATGAAGTAGTAATTGTGGACCCAGGCCATGGATTTCATAGCAAATTCACCAGAAAAATGGAAAGTCTTGATTACTCGCAATCTCAAGAGAAGCATGAAATACAGATTATCTTAAAAAGCATTTTAAAGGCCGGATTTAACCTATTTCAAATAGCTTTTTATAAGAAAGTCTGGGTAGGTTACTTGAGATCTTAAAATATTTGTTGTGGGGTAAGCCTGGCAGTTGATGTCAGGTCAGCCCATGGCTGTTATATAAAAAATAGAAAAGGGCGGTTGAATGAATATTTATGTCGGCAATTTTACAGAGCAGATGACAGAAACAAATCTTCGGGAAATGTTTGAGACATTTGGCGTTGTGGAAAGTGTTAAAGTTATAAAAAACAGATTCAACGGACGTTCAAGGGGATTCGGTTTTGTGGAAATGCCGAGTAACAGCGAAGCAGATAAAGCCATTAAGGCTTTGAATGGCAACATTATCAATAAAAAGCCTCTTAAAATAAAACATGGGGATTCAGGTGCAAAAAAGAAGAAAAAATTTAAAAAGAGACGCTACTGAAGCTTTTTTGAATGGAGAATATGCCTTTGCCAGTCAAATATAAGTCAAGGGAAATATTTGAATGCATTTTGTCTCGAATCCTTCAGAAAAAACTATACGAAAATCAATTTTAAGACACTACACTCTTTCCGAAATGCCATTTTGAAAAATCGGCCCTCTTCGGGGTAGTGTTCATGGATAACTAACTCAAAAACAACAATGGTTTTCTGATTATTTATTCAACCTCTTTCTATCTACCCCCGCAAGCCCAATCACACCAAAACCTAAAAGTAGCATGGTGGAGGGTTCGGGGACTGATGAAACGCTTTCATCACAAGTGTATGTTATGCTTATAATACAGGATAAAATGGACTGCTGACTTATGATTATTATGTTGCAAGATTTTTAATACAGCTACCAGGCAAGGGACCTGCCACATAAAATTTGGTGGCTCAAACCCTGAGAATCAGGATGAGGATTACTTGCCTCACAAGCTCTTGTCAGGCAGATAAGGACAGTAGACTCTCCTGTAATTCATTACATTTTTCAAAAAACAAACCGGTAAGCTAAAACTTTACAGCGGTTATATATATTGATATGAATCGGTTATGAAAAATTTGCAACTTCATACCTACAACATTTCCATAGATCTGGCGATCGGTCTGGATATACAGAACATCACGCCTGAACTCCGGACATGGTGGTTATCAATCATGATAATGGTCCCAGAAAGCGCACTATTCTGCTAGCACTCGTTGGAAGTTCATAGCTCTTAAAAGGCCAAACGCCATGTTCATGGCTCCTGGGAATCATTGTCAAAGTCTTTTCCTATAAAGTTGAATCTTGCGCACTGCGCACTATGAGCTGATTTATTTGAGTCCTTCTGAGCATTGGCTAAAGTATCAAGCGCGTCTATTTGAAGGGCCCTTGCTTAAACAATGAGATACTAATGTGGCCCTTGGTATGATCTGTTTTTATAATGAATACCACCAATTACTAAATGGAGGAACGGATGGCGATCAGAATTGTTTACATGACAGCTGGAAATGTGGATGAAGCGTCGCGAATAGCTAAAGCATTGGTTCAACGGCGGTTGGCCGCCTGTGTAAACATCATTGACGGTGTCCGTTCGATTTATGAATGGGAAGGGACCCTTCAGGATGAACCCGAGGTGGTGATGATTGCAAAAACGCATACGGATTGTTTGCCTGAACTGGCGGCAGCAATCAAAGAGATGCATAGTTATAATTGTCCCTGTTTTGTTGATTTGGCTGTGTCTGGCGGTAATAGCGAATTTTTGGACTGGGTGAGAGGACAGGTAGGTCCTTCACCGGTAACGGATGATTAATGGTATACAAGAAAAAAATTATAGGCGCGGCCGATAGTTTTTATGCTTACGTTGGAATGTTTGTCTTGATCCGATTCACAGCAACACGCACAGCAGTGATTACAGGTTCATATTCTTCAAGCACATCAATAGTATCTATGACTGTCAGTGTAGTATCTGCGCACGATACAATTGAAAGCAATGCCGCTTTTCCATCAGCTGATTCCAGATCAACACCTTCAAGAATCTGTACAGTCTCAAGATATTTTTGTTCAGCCTCAAACAACCCTGCTTTCGCATCGTCGGTGATCATCCCTGAAACGCCCTCGTCCGAGATAATTAGCTTGATGTTTTTATAAATTCCATTGGTCCGCTTTATGATATCGGACTTGCTGTCATTACATTCAATGACAACTGACATCAACGCCATGGCTGCAACAAATACTGAAATAGTTTGAACCATTATGTTTCCTTTTCAACTTAACTTGTTCGGTTGGGCACTATTTAGTGCCTGACCGGAAACCCTGATATCTGACGCATTGAGGCTCGGCAGGCTGGTCAAATTTTCGTCATCGCCTACCCATCCAGATAAAAAATGTGGTGGTCACCTTAATTTCAGCGGTTCATTTTGAAATTTACTTGATTTCGGACGCAACTCTACTGTTGGTCGTGCTCTTTTCCTTTGTGATTGCCTGGTTTAAGCGGCTTTTCGCCGATCTGTCCGTTGAAGCTTTTTCAATTCCTTTTGTTGTATATAGTGCCCGATGATCTGGAGGTTCCTTGCCAAAACCGAAAGACTGACATATCGTTTAAATCCAAGGATACCACTATCCGGACACCGGTCTAAACCATGGTTTTCCAGACCATTGATTGCTGATTCCACTGCAGAGTGTTTTCTTCGGTGCTGGATGAAAACATCTGCTGTTTCCTCTTCCAGTTCAGTTTTGTTCCGTTTTCCCTTTTTAGGGAGCACCAAAATATCCAACATCCCTTTCAGCTCCTTTTTATTAGCGGGACTATAAAAGCCTTTATCAAAGCTGCATCCCCTGAGGTTGTTAAATTTATTTTGAACCGTATTAATAATGGGAACGGTTACCTTATCATCGGTTTCTTTCTCCATCACTTGATGGTGCAGTGTGAGGCCATATTTATCCTCTACAATGCAAACCCGCAGACCCAATTCCTGGGGGACACCGGCCTTCCCCTTTGAAATCCATTCCGTATGGGGTTCAAATATAGAAAAGACCTTTTCGGCATGTGGTATCTTTTCACCCTGAATAACACGCCGCTGAATCAGATCCACTTGTAGGATTGCATGGTCGATATATTCTATCAGTTTTTTTATCTGCGCTACGCATATCGGATTAGATGAGCCAATGGTTTCAACGGTCAAATTCGCCTTTTGAATGAATTGTTCAGCAGCTTCGATATATGATCTGTGGGCTTCAACAATCAGTTGAGCCCTTTTGGTCTTTTTCTGTTCATCTTTTGAAGTGGAATGTTTTAATCGCTGAGCTTGGCGAAACAGTTTTTTAAATGTCCTGATATTATATTCTGATTGTCTCCACATACTCATTCCCAGGCTCTGGCATATAACTGCGGCACTCTGAATCGTTTTCCTGATAGCATCAAAAAGCAGATTAATGTCTGTGGGATAGTGAACATCGGTTTCAACAACAAAAGAGTCACACCTTCCCATTAATACCTGGTCTTTTTTTTTACCAGTAGCTTGTGTCCTTCTTTGACAATCAACGTATTGATTTCATCAAGAATCTCAGGGGTTAAAAGCTGAACATTGTCCTTCAAGGTTTGGAGCGCATACATGTC
This window of the uncultured Desulfobacter sp. genome carries:
- a CDS encoding cold-shock protein, encoding MATGTVKWFNDSKGFGFIEQEDGGKDVFVHHSGINSSGFKSLKEGERVSFDIEQGPKGPAATNVTVI
- a CDS encoding DEAD/DEAH box helicase, translated to MNFTQFDFHPGIHAGIRSAGYTNATPIQEKTIQAILEGKDVLGLAQTGAGKTAAFLLPILQHLLNRRVEKTSAQPRALIMVPTRELAEQIYGNIKNLAAHTTIKSIAVYGGVKKTPQIKTLRGGVDIVVACPGRLLDLLNEKALTLKTIETLVLDEADQMLDMGFMPDIRKIIRYLPENRQSLVFSATMPRQIEHMVQTMLHRPVKIQINHKRPSPSIRHSWIAVRKEERTALLKKMFSGKDMTSTLVFTRTKHKAKSLACQLKKSGYSAASLQGNLSQNQRRKAMDGFRNGSFNILVATDIAARGIDVSGVSHVINYDLPDTVETYIHRTGRTGRADQSGQAYTFASPSDGKMIAMIEKNLGRKMKNQSRLSMENSR
- a CDS encoding RNA-binding protein, with translation MNIYVGNFTEQMTETNLREMFETFGVVESVKVIKNRFNGRSRGFGFVEMPSNSEADKAIKALNGNIINKKPLKIKHGDSGAKKKKKFKKRRY
- the cutA gene encoding divalent-cation tolerance protein CutA, with the protein product MAIRIVYMTAGNVDEASRIAKALVQRRLAACVNIIDGVRSIYEWEGTLQDEPEVVMIAKTHTDCLPELAAAIKEMHSYNCPCFVDLAVSGGNSEFLDWVRGQVGPSPVTDD
- a CDS encoding ISNCY family transposase (programmed frameshift), which translates into the protein MTFGQTPIDQIKIDMRARDEIPKLLLGLQHIFCHKTLRQKVFEILETIVPEHVNSKNGRPGMDLWKILVMGTIRLNCNWDYDKLQEIVNNHKTIRQMLGHGLMDDDDMYALQTLKDNVQLLTPEILDEINTLIVKEGHKLLVKKKTRLLMGRCDSFVVETDVHYPTDINLLFDAIRKTIQSAAVICQSLGMSMWRQSEYNIRTFKKLFRQAQRLKHSTSKDEQKKTKRAQLIVEAHRSYIEAAEQFIQKANLTVETIGSSNPICVAQIKKLIEYIDHAILQVDLIQRRVIQGEKIPHAEKVFSIFEPHTEWISKGKAGVPQELGLRVCIVEDKYGLTLHHQVMEKETDDKVTVPIINTVQNKFNNLRGCSFDKGFYSPANKKELKGMLDILVLPKKGKRNKTELEEETADVFIQHRRKHSAVESAINGLENHGLDRCPDSGILGFKRYVSLSVLARNLQIIGHYIQQKELKKLQRTDRRKAA